In Pectinophora gossypiella chromosome 5, ilPecGoss1.1, whole genome shotgun sequence, a genomic segment contains:
- the LOC126366580 gene encoding uncharacterized protein DDB_G0283697-like isoform X2 translates to MDDVVIYDDLENYNDLNVIEELRNENKQLKFKVEEYSTSLAKLQKDYDKLTSEFKIMEINFSSLLKTSRAEIERKTQIITNLNMEKDTMVLNSIQNSNKSIAMLRRNMVRDRSNNRKLRKETEVDAGKPNKSNDYQEIKKYELERDKNEDKRLPSVDTVSSGQIEEANKIDSKLGKESFGKSSESKENIKGKRPQSLRNRRKSMPVASKHANFSSDEEYEANCSGEDINNKKEWPARDDKSRRHPDRHSHKISETSGIDEKYSSYHESSRETYYKGKSHRHSDKYRSTRDRYDSTQRHKRYYSPERSRRSQRDYLDDPYQRQEYARHRVLESPPVEKYDTQRRYRDRRVNYEKDDPNDERYRNREERVPAKHKLSADYEEPAPKRVRTDSSTKPAEEEVRRQKDYQTIEDKRMPEFSDHLQQTSCQSPDYTHPDVLSAHPVKEIMSTAEIKLEDPRFTSKRYIKKPEGHKVTLLAADSGNIDLKVIDTSTWDIPRVDVPEALQIPPHYTDETVRDLYMDIDNPVSNMSTESGSNVGPITDYVTESFFQDYENERLNQENIRLESNKMQEHIKLESNMVQDERKEDSANMENQSKSLVAKYKIPKVKKPDKDEKYIPNPLGILLQQLQTACGADTTIKVHKSKLDVDKTFGTDDVNSQDNKSKDASADNETKQTHQAKLRTRRKMSTREIIEGDLALSDETSDNIDVQKPKVVLKEQPENSREKSVSVIEKPEENEETLKKHKTDIIVSQDNIEKIPLIDKTEICPDIKIKKTKKKSQKKKREKSEETKNAVEKEKVPEKKTKVKKEREHKVQERKAKFTDLFGESSSLITPEDLGVALVQTQTEPTIKYVPIFEDAQDADDVNVKALAKAQDVPETENGTKLVATLQVPEVISKPVETTKTGTTPYVPEGIPETSKQLTLNREVPDENEVCVSVKETTQDLFLNTEVIAKEPDVVKTVIISTGVQPRIDSIEPNICSKIAGSIENTQPIKAPTSKLVTKVQNVSSALATSTPYKKHLVLETEIESSCTSSENGILRDDTSSVDQSSVSNGIEPRNDDDVPDVRIFVRRRRKVKK, encoded by the exons ATGGATGATGTCGTCATATATGACGACTTGGAAAATTACAACGACTTAAATGTGATTGAAGAG ctgcgaaatgaaaacaaacagcTCAAGTTCAAAGTTGAAGAATATTCCACGTCCCTGGCCAAGCTACAGAAA GATTATGATAAATTAACatcagaatttaaaataatggagATAAACTTCTCTTCACTACTGAAAACTTCCCGGGCGGAAATTGAGAGGAAGACGCAGATTATTACTAACCTCAATATGGA aAAAGATACAATGGTTCTCAATTCTATACAGAACTCAAATAAAAGTATAGCAATGTTAAGAAGAAATATGGTTAGAGACAGATCTAACAATCGGAAATTACGAAAAGAAACTGAGGTTGACGCGGGAAAACCAAATAAGAGCAATGACTACcaggaaattaaaaaatatgagttagaaagagacaa AAATGAAGACAAACGCCTGCCTTCAGTAGACACTGTTTCAAGTGGTCAGATTGAAGAAGCAAACAAAATTGATAGCAAATTAGGGAAAGAATCCTTTGGCAAGAGTAGTGAAAGCAAAGAAAATATCAAGGGCAAAAGGCCTCAGTCTCTTAGGAACAGACGAAAATCTATGCCAGTTGCAAG TAAACACGCCAACTTCAGTTCAGATGAAGAGTATGAAGCTAATTGCTCTGGTgaagatattaataataaaaaggaatggccagcaagagaTGATAAAAGCAGAAGACATCCCGACAGACACAGTCACAAAATATCAGAAACGTCAGGTATTGACGAAAAATACTCCAGTTACCATGAGTCTTCTAGAGAAACCTACTATAAGGGCAAGTCACACAGACATAGTGACAAGTATAGAAGCACTAGAGATAGATATGATAGTACTCAGAGGCATAAGAGATATTATAGTCCAGAAAGGAGTCGCCGATCACAACGTGACTATTTGGATGATCCATACCAAAGACAAGAATATGCAAGGCACAGAGTATTAGAAAGTCCGCCAGTGGAAAAGTACGATACCCAACGCAGGTACCGCGATAGGCGTGTTAATTATGAAAAAGATGATCCAAATGATGAACGATATAGAAACCGCGAAGAGAGAGTCCCCGCCAAACATAAATTGTCGGCGGATTATGAGGAGCCAGCACCAAAACGTGTTAGAACAGATTCTTCTACCAAACCCGCTGAAGAAGAAGTTAGGCGGCAAAAAGATTATCAAACTATAGAAGACAAACGGATGCCAGAATTTTCGGATCATTTGCAACAAACGTCTTGCCAATCACCTGACTATACACATCCAGATGTGCTATCTGCCCATCCAGTGAAAG AAATCATGAGCACAGCCGAAATAAAGCTCGAAGATCCAAGGTTTACAAGTAAAAGATATATCAAGAAACCAGAGGGACACAAAGTTACATTATTGGCTGCAGACAGTGGAAATATTGACTTAAAAGTCATAGACACGTCAACGTGGGACATCCCCCGCGTGGATGTCCCCGAAGCTTTACAAATACCTCCACATTACACGGATGAAACAGTGCGTGACTTATACATGGACATAGATAATCCAGTTTCCAATATGTCAACGGAATCTGGGAGTAACGTGGGTCCCATTACTGACTATGTCACTGAAAGCTTTTTCCAAGATTACGAAAATGAAAGACTTAATCAAGAAAATATAAGACTTGAATCTAATAAGATGCAAGAACATATAAAACTCGAGTCTAATATGGTGCAGGATGAACGAAAAGAAGACAGTGCTAATATGGAAAACCAATCAAAATCTCTAGTAGCGAAATACAAAATTCCGAAAGTTAAGAAACCAGATAAAgatgaaaaatatatacctaacccaTTAGGAATACTGCTTCAACAGTTGCAGACTGCATGTGGTGCAGATACAACAATTAAAGTACATAAATCTAAACTTGATGTTGATAAAACTTTTGGTACAGATGATGTGAATTCTCAAGATAATAAATCCAAAGATGCTAGTGCTGACAACGAAACAAAGCAGACTCATCAAGCAAAATTGAGAACAAGACGCAAAATGTCCACGAGAGAAATAATCGAAGGAGATTTAGCATTAAGTGATGAAACCAGCGATAACATAGATGTACAAAAACCGAAAGTAGTCTTAAAAGAGCAGCCTGAAAATAGCAGAGAGAAGTCAGTGAGTGTCATAGAAAAACCTGAGGAAAATGAGGAAACGTTGAAAAAACATAAGACTGACATTATAGTTAGTCAAgataatatagaaaaaataccGTTAATAGATAAAACTGAAATATGCCCAGATATAAAGATCAAGAAAACCAAAAAGAAATCCCAGAAAAAGAAACGGGAAAAATCTGAAGAAACAAAAAATGctgttgaaaaagaaaaggtgcctgaaaagaaaactaaagttaagaaagaaagagaacaTAAAGTTCAAGAGAGGAAAGCTAAGTTTACGGACTTGTTTGGGGAAAGCAGTAGCCTAATAACACCTGAAGATTTAGGAGTGGCCTTAGTCCAGACACAGACTGAGCCTACAATTAAATATGTACCCATATTTGAAGATGCGCAAGATGCAGACGACGTCAATGTGAAGGCTTTAGCGAAAGCCCAGGATGTCCCAGAGACAGAAAATGGTACAAAACTTGTGGCAACACTTCAGGTGCCTGAAGTGATTTCAAAACCTGTAGAAACTACTAAAACTGGGACAACACCTTATGTACCTGAAGGAATACCTGAAACAAGTAAACAATTAACTCTAAACCGGGAGGTACCTGATGAAAATGAGGTTTGTGTTTCTGTTAAAGAAACTACACAGGACTTGTTTTTAAATACAGAGGTCATTGCCAAAGAACCAGATGTCGTGAAAACAGTTATTATATCAACAGGGGTTCAACCTCGAATAGACAGTATTGAACCAAATATATGTAGTAAAATAGCTGGTAGTATTGAAAATACTCAACCAATCAAAGCTCCAACGAGTAAATTAGTGACTAAAGTGCAAAATGTTTCTTCTGCTTTAGCCACTTCTACGCCGTATAAGAAACATTTAGTGTTAGAAACAGAGATAGAGTCCAGTTGTACATCTAGTGAAAATGGGATCCTAAGGGATGATACCTCCTCTGTTGATCAATCTTCAGTGTCGAATGGGATTGAACCACGAAATGACGACGATGTGCCTGACGTGAGAATATTTGTAAGAAGACGTAGGAAAGTAAAGAAGTAG
- the LOC126366580 gene encoding uncharacterized protein DDB_G0283697-like isoform X1, with protein MDDVVIYDDLENYNDLNVIEELRNENKQLKFKVEEYSTSLAKLQKNILQDYDKLTSEFKIMEINFSSLLKTSRAEIERKTQIITNLNMEKDTMVLNSIQNSNKSIAMLRRNMVRDRSNNRKLRKETEVDAGKPNKSNDYQEIKKYELERDKNEDKRLPSVDTVSSGQIEEANKIDSKLGKESFGKSSESKENIKGKRPQSLRNRRKSMPVASKHANFSSDEEYEANCSGEDINNKKEWPARDDKSRRHPDRHSHKISETSGIDEKYSSYHESSRETYYKGKSHRHSDKYRSTRDRYDSTQRHKRYYSPERSRRSQRDYLDDPYQRQEYARHRVLESPPVEKYDTQRRYRDRRVNYEKDDPNDERYRNREERVPAKHKLSADYEEPAPKRVRTDSSTKPAEEEVRRQKDYQTIEDKRMPEFSDHLQQTSCQSPDYTHPDVLSAHPVKEIMSTAEIKLEDPRFTSKRYIKKPEGHKVTLLAADSGNIDLKVIDTSTWDIPRVDVPEALQIPPHYTDETVRDLYMDIDNPVSNMSTESGSNVGPITDYVTESFFQDYENERLNQENIRLESNKMQEHIKLESNMVQDERKEDSANMENQSKSLVAKYKIPKVKKPDKDEKYIPNPLGILLQQLQTACGADTTIKVHKSKLDVDKTFGTDDVNSQDNKSKDASADNETKQTHQAKLRTRRKMSTREIIEGDLALSDETSDNIDVQKPKVVLKEQPENSREKSVSVIEKPEENEETLKKHKTDIIVSQDNIEKIPLIDKTEICPDIKIKKTKKKSQKKKREKSEETKNAVEKEKVPEKKTKVKKEREHKVQERKAKFTDLFGESSSLITPEDLGVALVQTQTEPTIKYVPIFEDAQDADDVNVKALAKAQDVPETENGTKLVATLQVPEVISKPVETTKTGTTPYVPEGIPETSKQLTLNREVPDENEVCVSVKETTQDLFLNTEVIAKEPDVVKTVIISTGVQPRIDSIEPNICSKIAGSIENTQPIKAPTSKLVTKVQNVSSALATSTPYKKHLVLETEIESSCTSSENGILRDDTSSVDQSSVSNGIEPRNDDDVPDVRIFVRRRRKVKK; from the exons ATGGATGATGTCGTCATATATGACGACTTGGAAAATTACAACGACTTAAATGTGATTGAAGAG ctgcgaaatgaaaacaaacagcTCAAGTTCAAAGTTGAAGAATATTCCACGTCCCTGGCCAAGCTACAGAAA AATATTTTACAGGATTATGATAAATTAACatcagaatttaaaataatggagATAAACTTCTCTTCACTACTGAAAACTTCCCGGGCGGAAATTGAGAGGAAGACGCAGATTATTACTAACCTCAATATGGA aAAAGATACAATGGTTCTCAATTCTATACAGAACTCAAATAAAAGTATAGCAATGTTAAGAAGAAATATGGTTAGAGACAGATCTAACAATCGGAAATTACGAAAAGAAACTGAGGTTGACGCGGGAAAACCAAATAAGAGCAATGACTACcaggaaattaaaaaatatgagttagaaagagacaa AAATGAAGACAAACGCCTGCCTTCAGTAGACACTGTTTCAAGTGGTCAGATTGAAGAAGCAAACAAAATTGATAGCAAATTAGGGAAAGAATCCTTTGGCAAGAGTAGTGAAAGCAAAGAAAATATCAAGGGCAAAAGGCCTCAGTCTCTTAGGAACAGACGAAAATCTATGCCAGTTGCAAG TAAACACGCCAACTTCAGTTCAGATGAAGAGTATGAAGCTAATTGCTCTGGTgaagatattaataataaaaaggaatggccagcaagagaTGATAAAAGCAGAAGACATCCCGACAGACACAGTCACAAAATATCAGAAACGTCAGGTATTGACGAAAAATACTCCAGTTACCATGAGTCTTCTAGAGAAACCTACTATAAGGGCAAGTCACACAGACATAGTGACAAGTATAGAAGCACTAGAGATAGATATGATAGTACTCAGAGGCATAAGAGATATTATAGTCCAGAAAGGAGTCGCCGATCACAACGTGACTATTTGGATGATCCATACCAAAGACAAGAATATGCAAGGCACAGAGTATTAGAAAGTCCGCCAGTGGAAAAGTACGATACCCAACGCAGGTACCGCGATAGGCGTGTTAATTATGAAAAAGATGATCCAAATGATGAACGATATAGAAACCGCGAAGAGAGAGTCCCCGCCAAACATAAATTGTCGGCGGATTATGAGGAGCCAGCACCAAAACGTGTTAGAACAGATTCTTCTACCAAACCCGCTGAAGAAGAAGTTAGGCGGCAAAAAGATTATCAAACTATAGAAGACAAACGGATGCCAGAATTTTCGGATCATTTGCAACAAACGTCTTGCCAATCACCTGACTATACACATCCAGATGTGCTATCTGCCCATCCAGTGAAAG AAATCATGAGCACAGCCGAAATAAAGCTCGAAGATCCAAGGTTTACAAGTAAAAGATATATCAAGAAACCAGAGGGACACAAAGTTACATTATTGGCTGCAGACAGTGGAAATATTGACTTAAAAGTCATAGACACGTCAACGTGGGACATCCCCCGCGTGGATGTCCCCGAAGCTTTACAAATACCTCCACATTACACGGATGAAACAGTGCGTGACTTATACATGGACATAGATAATCCAGTTTCCAATATGTCAACGGAATCTGGGAGTAACGTGGGTCCCATTACTGACTATGTCACTGAAAGCTTTTTCCAAGATTACGAAAATGAAAGACTTAATCAAGAAAATATAAGACTTGAATCTAATAAGATGCAAGAACATATAAAACTCGAGTCTAATATGGTGCAGGATGAACGAAAAGAAGACAGTGCTAATATGGAAAACCAATCAAAATCTCTAGTAGCGAAATACAAAATTCCGAAAGTTAAGAAACCAGATAAAgatgaaaaatatatacctaacccaTTAGGAATACTGCTTCAACAGTTGCAGACTGCATGTGGTGCAGATACAACAATTAAAGTACATAAATCTAAACTTGATGTTGATAAAACTTTTGGTACAGATGATGTGAATTCTCAAGATAATAAATCCAAAGATGCTAGTGCTGACAACGAAACAAAGCAGACTCATCAAGCAAAATTGAGAACAAGACGCAAAATGTCCACGAGAGAAATAATCGAAGGAGATTTAGCATTAAGTGATGAAACCAGCGATAACATAGATGTACAAAAACCGAAAGTAGTCTTAAAAGAGCAGCCTGAAAATAGCAGAGAGAAGTCAGTGAGTGTCATAGAAAAACCTGAGGAAAATGAGGAAACGTTGAAAAAACATAAGACTGACATTATAGTTAGTCAAgataatatagaaaaaataccGTTAATAGATAAAACTGAAATATGCCCAGATATAAAGATCAAGAAAACCAAAAAGAAATCCCAGAAAAAGAAACGGGAAAAATCTGAAGAAACAAAAAATGctgttgaaaaagaaaaggtgcctgaaaagaaaactaaagttaagaaagaaagagaacaTAAAGTTCAAGAGAGGAAAGCTAAGTTTACGGACTTGTTTGGGGAAAGCAGTAGCCTAATAACACCTGAAGATTTAGGAGTGGCCTTAGTCCAGACACAGACTGAGCCTACAATTAAATATGTACCCATATTTGAAGATGCGCAAGATGCAGACGACGTCAATGTGAAGGCTTTAGCGAAAGCCCAGGATGTCCCAGAGACAGAAAATGGTACAAAACTTGTGGCAACACTTCAGGTGCCTGAAGTGATTTCAAAACCTGTAGAAACTACTAAAACTGGGACAACACCTTATGTACCTGAAGGAATACCTGAAACAAGTAAACAATTAACTCTAAACCGGGAGGTACCTGATGAAAATGAGGTTTGTGTTTCTGTTAAAGAAACTACACAGGACTTGTTTTTAAATACAGAGGTCATTGCCAAAGAACCAGATGTCGTGAAAACAGTTATTATATCAACAGGGGTTCAACCTCGAATAGACAGTATTGAACCAAATATATGTAGTAAAATAGCTGGTAGTATTGAAAATACTCAACCAATCAAAGCTCCAACGAGTAAATTAGTGACTAAAGTGCAAAATGTTTCTTCTGCTTTAGCCACTTCTACGCCGTATAAGAAACATTTAGTGTTAGAAACAGAGATAGAGTCCAGTTGTACATCTAGTGAAAATGGGATCCTAAGGGATGATACCTCCTCTGTTGATCAATCTTCAGTGTCGAATGGGATTGAACCACGAAATGACGACGATGTGCCTGACGTGAGAATATTTGTAAGAAGACGTAGGAAAGTAAAGAAGTAG